One Paenibacillus sp. FSL W8-0186 genomic window carries:
- a CDS encoding sensor histidine kinase, with the protein MRLGKGWRYLRTSIKYKWILLLMAMTLIPLFILGLVSYSISKDAIDKKVAESSKQLIRQTGENIDIRFSGYKDMLMQVITNTEVMSLLDKLQQRDESIVEHLTLTTKLAYFTAVSPEFKSISFITDAQYIKGIFRWEDLEAHQADFYERTMAKRNSYVWFPTRLGQYSDTADNHEELVFSLAKQVFNIYDGRQMGMVVVLDIREEMLSDILSKNTDSELSTESFVIDQNGIILSHADKSMLMTPMNLYFQNDTGAAIQDGVKEGSFVARYKGKEVMVNYQQLKSNDWKVVHIIERSSLYKDSNQVIKVIAMIMILCVLFSIITAYAMASSVSKPLKEMVKAMKQVHLGNLATRIRINEDRSDEIGSLQYHFNDMVGRIEELVEAVYVEQNNKRIAEVKALEAQINPHFLYNTLDAIKWTALFQKANNTAEMARLLSRLLHISIGKGSDTVLVQEELEHVECYMGIQNLRTTTPIEVNYEIEDKVKMYRTPKVILQPIVENAVLHGFADQPQGAVITIRCRQEGNRLLFEIIDNGLGFEDEVHFGGLVPDDLPKGAFFLGVGLANVAERIKLICGEEYGLAINSKPGKGTVVVITLPILE; encoded by the coding sequence ATGAGATTAGGCAAAGGCTGGCGGTATTTGCGAACGAGCATAAAATACAAATGGATTCTGCTGCTCATGGCGATGACATTAATCCCTTTGTTTATATTGGGGCTGGTTTCTTATTCTATTTCTAAAGATGCTATTGACAAGAAAGTGGCAGAGTCCTCGAAGCAGTTGATCAGACAGACAGGGGAAAATATCGATATCCGCTTCTCCGGGTACAAGGATATGCTGATGCAGGTGATTACGAACACGGAAGTTATGTCTTTGCTGGATAAGCTGCAGCAGCGTGATGAAAGCATTGTGGAACATCTCACGCTGACTACCAAGCTGGCTTACTTCACGGCGGTCTCTCCAGAGTTCAAATCGATTTCGTTTATTACGGATGCTCAGTATATTAAGGGGATTTTTCGCTGGGAGGATCTTGAAGCTCATCAGGCTGATTTCTATGAGCGGACGATGGCCAAGCGGAATTCTTATGTCTGGTTCCCCACTAGACTAGGACAGTATTCGGATACGGCGGACAATCATGAGGAGCTGGTCTTCTCTCTGGCCAAGCAGGTATTCAACATTTATGATGGCCGGCAGATGGGCATGGTGGTGGTGCTCGATATCCGGGAAGAGATGCTTAGCGATATTTTAAGTAAAAATACAGACAGTGAGCTTTCTACAGAAAGCTTCGTAATCGATCAGAATGGAATCATTTTATCGCATGCGGACAAATCCATGCTGATGACGCCGATGAACCTCTATTTTCAAAATGACACGGGGGCAGCTATTCAGGACGGGGTGAAGGAAGGCAGCTTTGTGGCCAGGTACAAAGGGAAAGAGGTTATGGTGAACTACCAGCAGCTAAAGAGCAACGATTGGAAGGTTGTACATATTATAGAACGGTCCAGTTTATATAAGGATTCGAATCAAGTGATAAAAGTAATCGCTATGATCATGATATTGTGCGTATTGTTCTCGATCATTACGGCCTATGCCATGGCATCGTCTGTCTCCAAACCCTTAAAAGAGATGGTGAAGGCGATGAAGCAGGTTCATCTCGGCAATCTAGCGACACGGATTCGCATCAACGAGGACAGAAGCGATGAAATTGGCAGTTTACAATATCATTTTAATGATATGGTGGGGAGAATTGAAGAATTGGTGGAAGCGGTATATGTAGAGCAGAACAATAAAAGAATTGCCGAAGTAAAAGCCCTGGAGGCGCAAATCAACCCGCATTTTCTCTATAACACACTGGATGCGATCAAATGGACGGCGTTGTTCCAGAAAGCAAATAATACGGCGGAAATGGCCCGGTTATTATCCCGCTTGCTGCATATCAGTATCGGAAAAGGAAGCGATACGGTTCTTGTTCAAGAGGAACTGGAGCATGTCGAATGTTATATGGGAATTCAAAATTTGCGCACCACTACGCCGATTGAAGTGAATTATGAAATTGAAGATAAGGTGAAGATGTATCGGACGCCCAAAGTTATTTTGCAGCCGATTGTGGAGAATGCGGTGCTGCATGGATTTGCGGATCAGCCGCAGGGGGCTGTGATTACGATTCGCTGCAGGCAGGAGGGAAATCGTCTATTATTCGAAATTATAGACAATGGCCTTGGCTTTGAGGATGAGGTTCATTTCGGCGGTCTGGTACCCGATGATTTACCGAAAGGAGCTTTTTTCCTAGGGGTTGGTCTTGCGAATGTAGCGGAGCGAATCAAGCTGATTTGCGGGGAAGAGTACGGTCTTGCTATAAACAGCAAGCCTGGTAAGGGAACTGTTGTGGTTATTACGCTGCCAATACTAGAGTAA
- a CDS encoding family 43 glycosylhydrolase: MRKYLKILLVLMVGCLILPASLAQAYQNPQTLSNEWETYGSGDPYILKFKGDYYLYVSTKDSETGIKAWSSPDLVNWTYAGLVATDPVTKGAYAPEVIYWNGYFYMYTSPGGNGHYVLRSESPTGPFTVQTPNKGLSIDGHVFIDDDGQWYFYRAEHGQMVAHPMSDPYTFGAGHQTGASIGGGWTEGATVIKRNGKYYMTYTGNHVHSPAYRIDYAVSSNPLTGFEPASKQNPVVLSTEGPMIGLGHNGLVTGPDLDSLYMFYHNWKGYTPEGWPIRSINMDRVVWNGDKMLVLGPTATSQPDPDMPDFHDRFNRTAIGSNWYNVNGGHWGIYNQELMWQDSMGSTAAHKQITNAATDANYTAEFHMKQMNRGTSASPRYGATFSYVNEDNYGVAMLSELHNRLEVNFVVDGVSQGWVYASLPSGFDYSKWHSIRVEKSGNEFRIYVDQMLKIVQSANLGGGQVGYLTEDTHADFAYVAFSNKVDGSNAWDAYKPVPGKVEAVHYMSGGEGIAYHDTTANNLGGEYRKDAVDIRVNPEGGYNVGWNQSGEWLKYKVNVASTGAYDVTFRMATTMDGVQIRLWDGTTDLTGIVQIPNTGGWDEWRSITVKGIPLTQGLRELRVEFVTGEADFASMEFQHHASVPHLTDNFDGSKSGDWKQWEGSWSVSGGLYHSAGGTFAKATIGNDHWADYTVEADIRMNEGGGDSGIIVRGTNPANGLELGQGNADFMQGYYAYIKTDGVYLGKQNYNWSPLTGVNLALSTGTWHKMKVVVQGTNIKVYVGDMNVPKIDYNDYSETAFTHGKAGLRTAHQSTSFDNFTVYP, encoded by the coding sequence ATGAGAAAATATTTAAAGATTTTGCTTGTTCTAATGGTTGGATGCCTAATTTTGCCGGCTTCGTTGGCGCAGGCCTACCAGAATCCTCAGACACTCAGCAATGAATGGGAAACTTATGGTTCCGGTGATCCTTATATTTTGAAATTCAAAGGCGATTATTATTTGTACGTCAGCACCAAGGACTCTGAGACAGGCATTAAAGCCTGGAGCTCGCCGGACTTAGTGAACTGGACTTATGCCGGACTTGTGGCAACGGACCCGGTTACGAAAGGGGCTTACGCGCCGGAGGTTATTTATTGGAATGGCTACTTCTATATGTATACCTCTCCGGGCGGAAACGGCCATTACGTGCTGCGCAGCGAAAGCCCTACAGGGCCTTTCACCGTTCAGACCCCCAATAAAGGATTGAGTATTGACGGGCATGTATTTATTGATGACGATGGACAGTGGTATTTCTACCGCGCTGAACACGGCCAGATGGTCGCTCATCCGATGAGTGATCCTTATACTTTTGGAGCCGGGCATCAAACTGGCGCATCGATCGGCGGAGGCTGGACAGAAGGGGCTACCGTCATTAAGCGGAACGGAAAATACTATATGACATACACCGGAAACCATGTTCATAGTCCGGCTTACCGGATCGATTATGCGGTGAGCAGTAATCCTTTAACGGGATTTGAACCTGCCAGCAAGCAGAATCCCGTCGTCCTCTCAACCGAGGGGCCAATGATTGGACTGGGCCATAATGGGTTAGTCACCGGCCCGGATCTGGATTCGCTCTATATGTTCTACCATAATTGGAAGGGCTACACGCCTGAAGGCTGGCCGATTCGAAGTATTAATATGGATCGTGTCGTATGGAACGGGGACAAAATGCTCGTCCTAGGCCCTACGGCAACATCGCAGCCCGACCCGGATATGCCGGATTTTCATGACCGCTTTAACAGAACGGCTATCGGCTCGAACTGGTACAATGTAAATGGCGGGCATTGGGGCATCTATAACCAGGAGTTAATGTGGCAGGATAGTATGGGCTCTACGGCGGCGCATAAACAAATTACGAACGCGGCGACGGATGCGAATTATACGGCAGAATTCCATATGAAGCAAATGAATCGAGGAACAAGCGCCTCCCCGCGTTACGGAGCTACGTTTTCTTATGTAAATGAAGATAATTACGGCGTGGCGATGCTGAGCGAATTGCATAACCGCCTGGAAGTCAATTTTGTCGTAGATGGCGTGTCTCAAGGATGGGTCTATGCTTCACTGCCTTCCGGGTTTGATTATAGCAAGTGGCATAGCATTCGGGTCGAGAAATCAGGGAACGAATTCCGAATCTACGTGGATCAGATGCTGAAGATCGTACAAAGCGCCAATCTTGGCGGTGGTCAGGTCGGCTATTTAACCGAAGATACGCATGCTGACTTTGCTTATGTCGCATTCAGCAACAAAGTGGACGGCAGTAACGCTTGGGATGCGTATAAGCCCGTCCCTGGCAAAGTGGAAGCGGTTCACTATATGAGCGGTGGCGAAGGAATCGCTTATCATGATACAACCGCAAATAATCTGGGCGGCGAATATAGAAAGGACGCGGTAGATATCCGTGTTAATCCGGAAGGCGGCTATAACGTAGGCTGGAACCAGTCCGGGGAATGGTTAAAGTACAAGGTAAATGTGGCTTCAACGGGAGCTTATGACGTTACGTTTCGAATGGCAACCACCATGGATGGCGTACAAATCAGATTATGGGACGGAACGACGGATTTAACCGGTATTGTGCAAATCCCTAATACTGGCGGCTGGGATGAATGGCGCTCGATCACGGTGAAGGGCATACCTCTAACGCAAGGCTTAAGAGAATTACGCGTTGAATTTGTGACGGGTGAGGCCGACTTCGCCAGTATGGAATTCCAGCATCATGCAAGCGTACCTCATCTGACCGATAACTTTGATGGGAGCAAGAGCGGCGACTGGAAGCAATGGGAGGGAAGCTGGTCTGTCAGCGGCGGACTGTATCACTCCGCAGGCGGCACATTTGCCAAGGCAACAATTGGCAATGATCATTGGGCGGACTATACCGTGGAAGCGGATATTCGCATGAACGAGGGCGGAGGAGACTCGGGGATCATTGTCCGCGGTACCAATCCGGCAAATGGGCTGGAGCTTGGGCAAGGCAATGCCGATTTCATGCAGGGGTATTATGCCTACATCAAAACGGATGGAGTGTATCTCGGTAAACAAAATTACAACTGGAGCCCGTTAACGGGTGTGAATCTGGCTCTGTCCACAGGTACATGGCATAAAATGAAGGTAGTCGTTCAGGGAACGAATATTAAGGTGTACGTAGGTGATATGAACGTTCCGAAAATTGATTATAACGATTACTCGGAAACGGCATTTACTCATGGAAAAGCGGGGTTAAGAACGGCTCATCAGAGTACGTCGTTTGATAACTTCACGGTCTATCCTTAA
- a CDS encoding GntR family transcriptional regulator, with protein MKSLPLYKLIQEDIRYFIRTGQLRPGDRVPSETELAEQYHVSKITTKNALNGLAEEGILVRHRGKGTFVNHIPKDIPSMSGHKGLIGLILPSMKTKVDQRIINAIEQYVRKNGYHLLIKITQESSLEESRAIEDLLQLRVKGLIIFPIEQEMYNNDILRLSLNRFPLVLIDRYLKEIETYSVSADNVDGSYQAVKHLISRGHQQIAFVTMEVTNSVTADRALGFEKAFLERNLPINKNLWCVVSIADVASGKGSSKIQEFLRNHPEITAIFTGNAELTHMTLRAIKHMNLPNEQRPELISFDQSDLAEVSYIKQNVEEMCKVTVELLLEQIHGTYLPRRIAIPVILFH; from the coding sequence ATGAAGTCATTACCGCTATACAAGTTGATTCAAGAGGACATCCGGTATTTCATACGGACGGGGCAGCTGAGGCCAGGGGATCGTGTCCCGTCGGAGACAGAGCTCGCCGAGCAGTATCATGTAAGCAAGATTACAACTAAAAATGCTTTGAATGGGCTGGCTGAAGAAGGAATCCTGGTCAGACACCGGGGAAAAGGGACATTTGTCAATCATATCCCCAAGGATATCCCGTCCATGAGCGGTCATAAGGGATTAATTGGGCTCATTCTCCCCAGCATGAAGACAAAGGTAGATCAGCGGATCATCAATGCTATCGAGCAATACGTCCGGAAAAATGGCTATCATCTCCTGATCAAAATTACTCAGGAATCGTCGCTGGAAGAGAGCAGGGCCATCGAGGATTTACTCCAATTAAGGGTAAAGGGGCTTATCATATTTCCGATTGAGCAGGAGATGTATAACAATGATATTTTAAGATTGTCATTGAACCGGTTCCCGCTCGTCCTGATCGATCGTTATCTGAAAGAAATCGAGACTTACAGCGTAAGCGCAGATAATGTGGATGGCTCCTATCAGGCGGTTAAGCATCTCATTAGCCGAGGGCATCAGCAAATCGCTTTTGTAACGATGGAAGTGACCAATTCGGTAACGGCGGACCGGGCGCTGGGATTTGAGAAGGCGTTCCTTGAACGAAACCTGCCGATCAATAAAAATTTGTGGTGTGTGGTGAGCATAGCTGATGTGGCTTCGGGAAAAGGAAGCTCCAAGATTCAGGAATTTCTAAGAAACCACCCTGAAATTACGGCGATTTTCACTGGAAATGCAGAACTCACCCACATGACGCTTCGGGCGATAAAACATATGAATCTGCCCAATGAGCAACGCCCGGAACTGATTAGTTTTGACCAGTCCGATTTAGCAGAAGTGAGCTACATCAAGCAAAATGTCGAGGAAATGTGCAAAGTTACTGTGGAGCTCCTGCTGGAGCAGATTCACGGGACATACCTCCCCAGAAGGATAGCCATACCTGTTATTCTATTTCATTAA
- a CDS encoding UvrD-helicase domain-containing protein encodes MTDFQSAYQEEKEWLDRTLQEIDRQLSALRAISVYTGHDFTEQVLEAGREEQRQQLEKSVREPYFGRLDFEEQGRKPASLYIGKVGVSDPSGQQPIVIDWRAPVASLFYSFTGGDSASYEAPEGIIEGLVYLKRNIVIRQQILERVVDTFNREDEGPAVSDEFLVYRLGENKDNRLRDIVSTIQAEQDQIIRAAKNTALIIQGVAGSGKTTVALHRLAFLLYQYKEQIKAERMVIFAPNHMFIDYISEVLPELGVGDIQQSTFPDWAAEILGLEHPPAASQSDLHRWFDAGRSEPVPESELPGRFKGAMRFKAVIDAFLADMEALCVPQIDFEPWEGTKLPYAEIMAWFEGEYKHYPTARRKERVLARLHRWIEMELKKAPSAAQLKEWKKKAQQREKAYAKKWPELTPLSLYEELFQLKKKGSIGLPDMSADIPPAIWQETRGNLKQGIVKEEDLAPLLYLYTCIHEVEGQMTFDHVVIDEAQDFSPFQIAVLDRFVKGHSFTILGDLSQGIHYYKGVRDWHEMQELFDSEDTAYFALTRSYRSTMEIISFGNEILTRGVGTELLAVPVFRSGEPVKLLPAAGTERSGAITEVLKAVLKGSYRTTALLTRTLRDASELHEWLVQEGIEAHLIDGRTDQYAGGISVLPAYLSKGLEFDAVIVTDVDREHYSPEDAKLLYVGCTRALHELWLLHGEELPDYVITENSEMVMNVVRPLS; translated from the coding sequence ATGACTGATTTTCAAAGTGCCTATCAAGAAGAGAAAGAGTGGCTGGACCGTACCTTGCAGGAGATCGACCGCCAATTGTCAGCTTTGCGAGCCATATCTGTGTATACAGGTCATGATTTTACGGAGCAGGTACTGGAGGCGGGCCGGGAGGAACAGCGGCAGCAGCTGGAGAAATCCGTGCGGGAGCCCTACTTCGGCCGGCTTGATTTTGAGGAACAGGGCCGGAAGCCTGCCTCTCTATATATTGGCAAAGTCGGCGTCAGCGACCCTTCCGGCCAGCAGCCGATTGTCATTGATTGGAGAGCGCCGGTAGCGAGTTTATTTTATTCATTTACAGGCGGGGATTCAGCATCCTATGAAGCGCCGGAGGGCATTATCGAGGGACTTGTCTATTTAAAAAGAAACATCGTCATCCGTCAGCAGATTCTGGAGCGCGTCGTCGATACGTTCAATCGGGAGGACGAGGGTCCCGCGGTGTCGGATGAATTTCTCGTCTATCGGCTAGGCGAAAATAAAGACAACCGGCTGCGTGATATCGTATCGACGATCCAGGCAGAGCAGGATCAAATCATCCGGGCGGCAAAAAACACGGCACTTATCATTCAGGGCGTGGCGGGCAGCGGGAAAACGACAGTAGCGCTGCATCGCTTGGCCTTTTTGCTGTATCAATATAAAGAGCAGATCAAGGCGGAACGCATGGTCATCTTTGCGCCGAACCATATGTTCATCGACTATATTTCCGAGGTGCTGCCAGAGCTCGGCGTTGGCGATATCCAGCAAAGCACGTTCCCGGACTGGGCTGCGGAAATACTTGGGCTGGAGCATCCGCCGGCCGCAAGCCAGAGCGATCTTCACCGGTGGTTCGATGCAGGCCGGTCGGAGCCTGTGCCGGAAAGTGAGCTGCCGGGCCGATTCAAGGGCGCGATGCGCTTCAAGGCGGTGATCGATGCTTTTCTCGCTGACATGGAAGCCTTATGCGTCCCGCAGATCGATTTCGAGCCTTGGGAGGGAACGAAGCTTCCTTATGCCGAGATTATGGCTTGGTTCGAGGGAGAATACAAGCATTATCCTACGGCAAGACGCAAAGAACGGGTTCTGGCCCGGCTGCACCGCTGGATCGAGATGGAGCTGAAGAAAGCACCGTCTGCGGCACAGCTCAAGGAGTGGAAGAAGAAAGCGCAGCAGCGTGAGAAGGCTTATGCCAAGAAGTGGCCGGAGCTTACGCCGCTTTCATTGTACGAGGAGCTTTTTCAACTTAAAAAAAAGGGGAGCATAGGCCTTCCCGACATGTCTGCTGATATTCCCCCGGCCATTTGGCAGGAGACGCGCGGCAACTTGAAGCAGGGCATCGTTAAAGAGGAGGATCTCGCGCCGCTGCTCTATTTATATACGTGCATTCATGAGGTCGAGGGCCAGATGACTTTCGACCATGTTGTCATCGACGAAGCTCAAGATTTCTCTCCCTTCCAAATCGCTGTATTGGACCGCTTTGTCAAAGGGCATTCTTTTACGATACTGGGAGACTTGTCGCAGGGCATTCACTATTATAAAGGGGTGCGTGATTGGCATGAAATGCAGGAGCTGTTCGATTCGGAGGATACAGCTTATTTTGCCCTGACGCGCAGCTACCGCTCGACGATGGAAATCATATCTTTCGGAAACGAAATATTGACCAGGGGAGTCGGCACAGAGCTGCTGGCCGTTCCCGTATTTCGCAGCGGGGAGCCGGTCAAGCTATTGCCTGCGGCGGGAACGGAACGGAGCGGGGCCATCACCGAGGTACTGAAGGCCGTGCTCAAGGGAAGCTACCGGACGACGGCGCTGCTGACGAGGACGCTGCGGGATGCTTCGGAGCTCCATGAATGGCTCGTTCAGGAGGGGATCGAAGCCCATTTGATCGATGGCCGTACCGATCAGTATGCCGGCGGCATATCCGTCCTGCCAGCTTATTTGTCCAAAGGGCTTGAATTTGACGCTGTCATTGTTACGGATGTCGACCGGGAGCATTACTCGCCGGAGGATGCCAAACTGCTCTATGTCGGCTGTACAAGGGCTCTGCACGAGCTCTGGCTGCTGCATGGAGAGGAATTACCTGATTATGTGATCACGGAGAATTCAGAGATGGTCATGAACGTGGTTCGTCCTCTTTCGTAA
- a CDS encoding tRNA threonylcarbamoyladenosine dehydratase: MLHQFSRTELAIGAEGLEALKNSTVAVLGIGGVGSIAVEALARTGVGRIILIDKDVVDITNINRQIHALTTTIGQKKADLMCERVKLINPECETIALNMFYTEETYEQLFQYDIDYVLDASDTIMYKIHLIKECLKRKIPMLSSMGAANKMDPTRFQVADISKTSVDPMARVIRTKLRKDGIKKGVKVVFSTEDPVKPREDVTKKIAPEGAKIRKAKQPPASNSFVPPVVGLIMVSVAVRELLEINGIKI; this comes from the coding sequence ATGCTGCATCAGTTTTCACGGACAGAGCTGGCGATCGGAGCCGAAGGTCTTGAAGCCTTGAAGAACAGTACGGTAGCGGTTCTTGGCATCGGCGGAGTCGGCTCAATTGCCGTAGAGGCGCTAGCCCGTACGGGAGTCGGACGCATCATTCTGATCGATAAAGATGTTGTCGATATTACCAATATCAACCGCCAAATCCATGCCCTGACTACGACGATCGGGCAGAAAAAAGCGGATTTGATGTGTGAGCGGGTTAAGCTCATTAACCCGGAATGTGAGACGATTGCGCTAAATATGTTTTATACGGAAGAAACCTACGAGCAGCTGTTCCAATATGACATCGATTACGTATTGGATGCCTCGGATACGATCATGTACAAAATCCATCTCATCAAAGAATGCCTGAAGCGAAAAATTCCGATGCTCTCCAGCATGGGCGCCGCGAATAAAATGGATCCGACCCGCTTCCAGGTAGCGGACATTTCGAAGACCTCGGTCGATCCGATGGCTCGCGTCATTCGCACGAAGCTCCGCAAAGACGGCATCAAGAAAGGGGTTAAGGTTGTATTCTCCACGGAGGATCCGGTTAAGCCTCGTGAGGATGTCACCAAGAAAATTGCCCCGGAGGGCGCGAAAATCCGCAAGGCGAAGCAGCCTCCAGCCAGCAACTCGTTTGTTCCACCCGTCGTCGGCCTAATTATGGTCAGCGTAGCCGTCCGGGAACTGCTCGAAATCAACGGAATCAAGATTTAA
- the aspS gene encoding aspartate--tRNA ligase, whose amino-acid sequence MNRTHHCGSLSAAHIGETVTLNGWVQTRRDLGGVLFIDLRDRSGIVQIVFNPDYSGEALEIADKVRSEYVLAVKGKVVKRDPETVNPNLPTGEIEVQISEIEVLNAAKTPPFFIEDGIEVDESIRLKYRYLDLRRPEMQQTLMLRSKAAKVFRDFLDGEGFIEVETPILTKSSPEGARDYLVPSRVHAGEFFALPQSPQLYKQLLMVSGVERYYQIARCFRDEDLRADRQPEFTQVDIETSFLSRDELLDMMERLVVRLFKETKGIDIPTPFQRLSYADAMGKYGSDKPDLRFGLELIEVNDIVSTCGVKVFSSVIEKGGEVKVLNAKGCGTWSRKEIDDLGTYAARYGAKGLAWIQVKEGEFRGPIVKFFSEQEIEALKERTGAEEGDLLLFSADTKKVVADVLGNLRLKIGRQLGLIDDNVYKFAWVVDFPLLGWDEEQKRYVAEHHPFTRPRDEDIALFDTDPGKILAQAYDLVLNGYEVGGGSMRIYKREVQEKMFKAIGLSPEEAQEKFGFLLDAFDYGTPPHGGVAFGFDRLVMLLAGRNNLRETIAFPKTASATDLLMNAPSEVDAPQLEQLHIKLAVKPAEDKKQ is encoded by the coding sequence ATGAATCGTACTCATCATTGCGGATCGCTTAGCGCCGCTCATATTGGAGAAACAGTAACTCTGAACGGCTGGGTGCAGACCCGCCGCGACCTCGGGGGCGTTCTGTTCATCGATCTCCGCGACCGCAGCGGCATCGTGCAGATCGTATTCAACCCGGACTATTCCGGCGAAGCGCTGGAAATCGCTGATAAAGTACGCAGCGAATACGTCCTTGCCGTGAAAGGGAAAGTAGTCAAGCGGGATCCAGAAACGGTCAACCCGAACCTGCCGACTGGCGAAATTGAAGTGCAAATTTCCGAAATCGAAGTATTGAACGCGGCTAAAACGCCTCCGTTCTTTATCGAAGATGGTATCGAAGTGGACGAGTCGATCCGCCTGAAATACCGCTACCTGGATCTGCGCCGTCCGGAAATGCAGCAGACATTAATGCTTCGTTCCAAAGCAGCGAAGGTATTCCGAGACTTCCTGGACGGGGAGGGTTTTATCGAGGTAGAGACGCCAATCCTGACGAAGAGCTCTCCGGAAGGCGCTCGCGATTATCTCGTACCGAGCCGTGTACATGCCGGCGAATTTTTTGCCCTGCCGCAATCGCCGCAGCTGTACAAGCAGCTGTTGATGGTCAGCGGAGTGGAGCGCTACTATCAAATCGCCCGCTGCTTCCGCGACGAGGACCTGCGCGCCGACCGGCAGCCGGAATTCACCCAGGTGGACATCGAGACTTCCTTCCTGTCCCGCGACGAACTGCTCGACATGATGGAGAGACTCGTTGTACGTCTGTTTAAAGAAACCAAAGGAATCGACATTCCTACGCCGTTCCAGCGCTTGAGCTATGCTGACGCGATGGGCAAGTATGGCTCTGACAAGCCTGACCTGCGCTTTGGCCTGGAATTGATCGAAGTGAACGATATCGTATCGACCTGCGGGGTCAAAGTGTTCTCCTCCGTCATCGAAAAGGGCGGCGAGGTTAAAGTACTTAACGCCAAAGGCTGCGGTACATGGAGCCGCAAGGAAATTGACGATCTTGGAACGTATGCGGCCCGCTACGGAGCGAAAGGCCTTGCCTGGATTCAAGTGAAGGAAGGCGAGTTCCGCGGACCCATCGTTAAATTCTTCTCCGAGCAGGAAATCGAGGCGCTGAAAGAGCGTACAGGTGCAGAGGAAGGCGATCTACTGCTCTTCTCCGCCGACACCAAGAAGGTAGTTGCCGACGTACTTGGCAATCTGCGCCTTAAAATTGGCCGCCAGCTTGGCCTGATCGACGACAACGTGTACAAATTCGCTTGGGTTGTCGACTTCCCGCTGCTTGGCTGGGACGAAGAGCAGAAGCGTTATGTCGCTGAGCATCATCCGTTTACGCGCCCTCGTGACGAGGATATCGCCTTGTTCGATACCGATCCGGGCAAAATTCTGGCCCAGGCCTATGACCTCGTACTGAACGGCTACGAAGTCGGCGGCGGTTCGATGCGGATCTACAAGCGGGAGGTTCAGGAGAAAATGTTCAAGGCCATCGGCTTGTCCCCTGAAGAAGCTCAGGAGAAATTCGGCTTCCTGCTCGATGCCTTTGACTATGGTACTCCACCGCATGGCGGCGTAGCCTTCGGATTTGACCGTCTTGTCATGCTGCTGGCCGGCCGCAATAACCTGCGTGAAACGATCGCGTTTCCGAAGACGGCGAGCGCGACAGATCTGCTCATGAATGCCCCGTCTGAAGTGGATGCGCCGCAATTAGAGCAGCTTCATATTAAATTGGCCGTGAAGCCGGCTGAAGATAAAAAACAATAA